In Eucalyptus grandis isolate ANBG69807.140 chromosome 4, ASM1654582v1, whole genome shotgun sequence, the following proteins share a genomic window:
- the LOC120292650 gene encoding disease resistance protein RPV1-like translates to MKRDLVLAHNSVQTNETSARRKADDASACSSSAASTGSDNYDVLLSLSGKDTRKTFADHLYNGLVDAGIHVFRDNNELREGEKIGTNLLQAIKNSKISISILSQNYASSKWCLQELVEMTKCIKSGHVVLPIFYHVEPTDVRNQKGSFGEAFSCLSRKYWEDVEKWKVALQEVASLKGWESEKTADGHEGELVKVVVKKVLSELKKAFQLVVTEQLVGIDNVVEKILRLLDDNSSATQIVGIYGMGGIDDVDDHEQIKAFVGKHGWFAMGSKIIITTRIRTVLDDAGVNCKYELQEIAKDKSLILFSRHAFRRDFPPCEFASLSHDVVSTTGGLPLALEVIGSSLCGQNQGFWQDTLKKLQKVPHKKVRDKLMISYDALEKEDKQIFLDIACFFIEMI, encoded by the exons ATGAAACGTGATCTAGTGCTCGCACACAATTCTGTCCAAACCAACGAGACGAGCGCACGTCGAAAAGCTGATGATGCCAGTGCGTGTAGCTCCTCCGCCGCTTCGACGGGTAGTGACAACTATGACGTGTTATTGAGCTTAAGTGGTAAGGATACTCGCAAAACCTTCGCGGATCACCTCTACAATGGCCTTGTCGATGCCGGAATCCACGTGTTCAGAGACAACAATGAGCTTCGCGAAGGTGAGAAGATTGGCACCAACCTTCTCCAAGccattaaaaatagtaaaatctcGATCTCGATTCTCTCTCAAAACTATGCTTCGAGCAAATGGTGTCTGCAAGAGCTCGTTGAGATGACGAAGTGCATCAAAAGCGGGCACGTTGTCTTGCCCATATTTTACCATGTTGAACCGACCGATGTGCGAAACCAAAAAGGGAGCTTTGGAGAGGCTTTCTCCTGTTTAAGTAGGAAGTATTGGGAGGACGTTGAGAAATGGAAAGTAGCACTTCAAGAAGTAGCTTCCCTAAAGGGATGGGAATCGGAGAAAACTGCTGACGG CCATGAAGGAGAATTGGTGAAAGTGGTCGTCAAAAAAGTTTTGAGTGAGTTAAAGAAGGCTTTTCAGCTAGTTGTTACCGAGCAACTTGTCGGAATCGATAATGTTGTGGAGAAAATTTTGAGATTGTTGGATGATAACTCTAGTGCTACCCAAATTGTTGGTATATATGGAATGGGGGGCATCG ATGATGTGGATGATCATGAACAGATCAAAGCTtttgttgggaaacatggctggTTTGCGATGGGAAGTAAGATAATAATTACCACAAGGATAAGGACTGTTCTTGATGATGCTGGGGTGAACTGCAAGTACGAACTCCAGGAAATTGCTAAGGATAAGTCATTGATCTTGTTTAGTAGACATGCTTTTAGGAGGGACTTTCCTCCATGTGAATTtgcatctctctctcatgaTGTCGTGTCCACTACTGGAGGGCTCCCCTTAGCCCTTGAGGTTATAGGTTCGTCTCTGTGTGGGCAGAACCAAGGATTTTGGCAAGACACCTTAAAGAAGTTGCAGAAAGTACCACATAAGAAAGTGCGAGATAAGTTGATGATAAGTTATGACGCATTAGAAAAGGAGGACAAGcagatatttttggatattgcttgCTTCTTCATTGAGATGATTTAA